In Geovibrio ferrireducens, the genomic window CGTCAATGAGGACGACTTTTCTTTCAAGATTTTCGGCATATCTGACAGCCTCTGCACTGAACTCTGAAGTAGTTATAAACACTCCCTTGTGCGCTTTTTTGCCAAGCAATGCTCCGGCAAACTTCTGGATTTCAGGTCTCCCCACCTTACCTTCCCATTTTTTTGCCTGAATATAAATTTCGTCCAAACCAAGAATGTCTTCCTTGATAATTCCGTCTATGCCTTCATCACCGGAGCGTCCGATTGCACGTCCGGCATCTTCCACAGAGCCGCCGTAGCCAAGCCCCAATAGGACATCAACAACAAGCTGCTCAAAGAATGATGGAGTACATTTTGAAATCTGCTCCTGAATGTCGGAAATGAGTGTGTTTTTCAAATCCTTATATGCGCTCTGGAACTGCTCCGAAGGTGTGAAGGATGCGTCATCTTCTCCAATCTCCTGGACATCATTCTTTTTTGAAGGTGAAACAAATTCGGCAAACTCAGAAAATTTCATCAGATATTCTTTGCTGATATATCCCTTCTGCTCTTTAAGGGTTCTTATGCCTCGGTCAGTTATCCTGAAGTATCCTCTTCTGGTAACTTCAATCAGCTTCGCTTTTGAGAGATATGTCTTTGCCCATTGCGCTCTGTGGTAAAAAATCGGAATTTTATTGCTTGGGAGAGTAAGAGTCAAGTCGGCTTCAGACAGAGAAAAAT contains:
- a CDS encoding restriction endonuclease gives rise to the protein MSVPSYDKIMYPLLKLIEDRQEHTVKELLPELSAYFSLSEADLTLTLPSNKIPIFYHRAQWAKTYLSKAKLIEVTRRGYFRITDRGIRTLKEQKGYISKEYLMKFSEFAEFVSPSKKNDVQEIGEDDASFTPSEQFQSAYKDLKNTLISDIQEQISKCTPSFFEQLVVDVLLGLGYGGSVEDAGRAIGRSGDEGIDGIIKEDILGLDEIYIQAKKWEGKVGRPEIQKFAGALLGKKAHKGVFITTSEFSAEAVRYAENLERKVVLIDGRKLAELMVKHNIGVSVKDTYEIKEIDTDYFNENML